One window from the genome of Cryptococcus tetragattii IND107 chromosome 2, whole genome shotgun sequence encodes:
- a CDS encoding diphthamide biosynthesis protein 1: MPVPVDDPTTTLEPTEGIEKPAKPAVKSRKRFVGSSKAATSRPVIRRVANQVPDDILHDKELNAAIAALPGNYNFEIHKTIYHIRRDNVQSVALQMPEGLMMYGCAIADIIERFTGALPMMLADVTYGACCIDDYTAKEMGAEMIVHYGHSCLIPVSQTTLKTLYVFVEIGIDTPHLSLSVRRNFPSSRSAFQRLILGAGEAAPGGKVPIALESTDESAQSNPDLSENDLPTRLALVSTIQFVAATQALRADLETAMPPLEKEEVEQEEEGMVAKVRRGDIGVWRGKYEVTVPQAKPLSPGEVLGCTAPKLNDVDALIYVGDGRFHLESIMIANPTVPAFRYDPYSKKFTREVYDHTEMRGLRGDAVKTARKNLDDQGSGSWAVLLGTLGRQGSLAVLKSIQNSLPADSIPPLLLLLSELSPAKLALLPNSQISTFIQTSCPRLSIDWGYAFSRPLLSPYEASVAVGRVKGWGGLSLENGKEGDKLEGEGDYPMDFYADNSLGDWTPRHNPPRPRPARVRPQAQACAQN; the protein is encoded by the exons ATGCCTGTCCCAGTAGATGATCCTACAACAACACTGGAGCCGACGGAAGGTATCGAAAAGCCTGCAAAGCCCGCTGTCAAGTCGCGCAAGCGTTTCGTCGGTAGTTCCAAAGCTGCGACATCTAGACCGGTGATCAGGCGAGTTGCTAATCAAGTGCCGGATGATATATTGCATGATAAGGAGTTAAACGCTGCTATTGCTG CTTTGCCTGGAAACTATAACTTTGAGATTCATAAGACTATCTACCATATCCGAAGAGACAATGTACAGAGCGTAGCACTGCAAATGCCTGAGGGTTTGATGATGTATGGGTGTGCTATCGCAGATATAATTGAAAG ATTTACTGGTGCATTACCAATGATGCTGGCTGATGTGACCTATGGAGCATGTT GTATTGACGATTATACGGCAAAGGAAATGGGTGCAGAAATGATTGTTCACTACGGCCATTCATGTCTCA TCCCTGTATCCCAGACGACTCTCAAGACTCTCTATGTCTTTGTTGAAATTGGCATTGACACccctcatctctccctttctgTCCGACGCaacttcccttcctctcgaTCTGCATTCCAGCGCCTCATTTTAGGAGCTGGCGAAGCTGCACCCGGTGGCAAAGTTCCCATCGCTCTTGAATCCACCGATGAATCGGCCCAGTCGAACCCGGATCTTTCCGAGAACGATCTCCCCACCCGCCTTGCTCTAGTTTCTACCATTCAGTTTGTAGCCGCCACTCAGGCTCTCCGTGCTGATTTGGAGACGGCCATGCCCCCtttggagaaagaggaagttgaacaggaagaagaagggatggtTGCTAAAGTAAGAAGAGGTGATATTGGAGTGTGGAGGGGTAAGTATGAGGTGACCGTGCCTCAGGCGAAGCCTTTGAGTCCTGGAGAGGTTTTGGGGTGTACAGCGCCAAAGTTAAATGATGTCGATGCGCTAAT ATACGTTGGTGACGGTCGATTCCATCTCGAATCAATAATGATCGCCAACCCCACTGTCCCCGCTTTCCGATATGATCCGTATTCCAAAAAATTCACTCGAGAAGTGTACGACCACACGGAAATGCGTGGTTTGCGAGGAGATGCTGTCAAGACTGCTAGGAAAAACCTTGATGACCAAGGTTCAGGTAGTTGGGCCGTCTTGCTTGGTACTCTGGGTCGACAAGGTAGTCTTGCCGTCTTGAAATCCATCCAAAACTCTCTTCCTGCCGATTCCATACCGCcacttctcctccttctctccgaATTGTCTCCCGCCAAACTCGCCCTCTTACCGAATTCTCAAATATCGACATTTATCCAAACATCATGCCCACGCCTATCCATCGATTGGGGATATGCTTTCTCTCGACCGCTACTAAGTCCGTACGAGGCAAGTGTCGCCGTTGGGCGGGTCAAAGGTTGGGGTGGATTAAGCCTGGAAaatggcaaggaaggagataagctggaaggcgaaggagaTTATCCGATGGACTTCTATGCGGATAATTCCTTGGGTGATTGGACCCCGAGACATAATCcaccaaggccaaggccTGCCAGGGTTAGGCCACAAGCTCAGGCTTGCGCCCAGAATTAG
- a CDS encoding methylenetetrahydrofolate reductase, whose protein sequence is MPHLTSLIATHNGPFHNYEFFPPLTDPGFVNLLDRIRRLTSPPFQAPLAVSVTWGAGGSTAERSLELAQQIVGMGVEVILHLTCTNMPKDKVDTALQRCKALGISNILALRGDPPREEEYAINPTSTPDFFKHADDLVRYIRQTHGDYFCIGVAGYPNPHPDSETEEEDFKWFKAKCDAGADFIVTQLFYDVDVFSEWVKTCRAKGINQPIIPGIMPIQNYASFRRLVNLTKCPVPDSITSDLQPISSDDAAVKRYGAELATKMVNQIIESGLVPGVHFCTLNLEKSVRTILDNLGWSATSKTSANDGVVKNKLIQDDSRAVNGIQINGKAGKTQNPAEDLSISPSEANQLAQLGLTSTTLPPAPKTGLSAQGATGEDSWDEFPNGRFTDVRSPAYGEIDGWGSGLKITAAQALKEWGVPVSTSDLSALFTAYLHSDPNHLTTPFCDLPLSPESHMILPHLLALNSAKVQHWTVGSQPAVDAAKSEDGVVGWGPRGGYVFQKAFVEFFVTEDEVNRLTKKVEEEGKGLITMYAANRKGAFRTNTDKDSVNAVTWGVFPGQEIAQSTIIEETSFLAWKEEAFDIWTEWSLLYPRNTPSRKLLEGIANEWWLVSLIHHDYKDQDALWRFLLEDLQ, encoded by the exons ATGCCCCATCTCACATCCCTCATAGCCACGCACAATGGCCCATTCCACAATTACGAGTTCTTCCCACCACTCACAGACCCCGGTTTCGTGAACCTCCTCGACCGTATCCGCCGACTCACTTCTCCACCCTTCCAAGCCCCCCTTGCAGTCTCCGTGACATGGGGCGCTGGCGGTTCCACAGCCGAGAGGAGTCTCGAGCTTGCACAGCAGATTGTAGGTATGGGTGTGGAGGTCATCTTGCATCTCACTTGCACCAACATGCCCAAGGACAAGGTCGACACGGCTCTCCAA AGATGTAAAGCCCTCGGTATCTCCAACATCCTTGCTCTCCGAGGCGATCCTCccagagaagaggaataCGCAATCAACCCTACTTCCACTCCCGATTTCTTCAAGCACGCCGATGATCTTGTCCGCTACATCCGTCAGACGCATGGCGACTACTTTTGCATCGGCGTTGCTGGCTATCCTAATCCGCACCCCGACTCAGagacagaggaggaggatttcAAGTGGTTTAAGGCAAAGTGCGACGCCGGTGCCGACTTTATCGTCACGCAACTGTTCTACGATGTCGACGTGTTTTCGGAGTGGGTCAAGACTTGCCGTGCCAAGG GAATTAACCAACCCATAATCCCCGGAATCATGCCCATCCAAAACTATGCGTCTTTCCGACGACTAGTGAACCTCACCAAATGCCCCGTCCCCGACAGCATTACCTCTGATCTCCAACCCATTTCCTCTGACGATGCCGCTGTCAAGCGTTACGGTGCCGAACTCGCCACCAAGATGGTCAATCAAATCATTGAATCTGGCCTTGTTCCTGGTGTCCACTTCTGTACACTCaacttggagaagagtgtGAGGACGATTTTGGACAATCTCGGGTGGTCTGCGACCAGCAAGACGAGCGCGAATGACGGTGTGGTGAAAAACAAACTCATCCAGGATGATAGCCGGGCGGTAAATGGTATCCAGATCAACGGCAAGGCTGGTAAAACTCAAAATCCCGCAGAGgacctctccatctctccctcgGAAGCAAACCAGCTTGCGCAACTCGGTCTCACCTCCACTACCCTCCCCCCTGCACCAAAGACCGGTCTCAGTGCTCAGGGAGCTACCGGCGAAGATAGCTGGGACGAATTCCCCAACGGTCGATTCACCGACGTCCGATCACCCGCTTACGGTGAGATTGACGGTTGGGGTAGCGGTCTCAAGATCACCGCTGCCCAAGCGCTCAAAGAATGGGGTGTACCCGTTTCCACCTCTGATCTCTCGGCCCTGTTCACAGCTTACCTCCACTCAGACCCGAATCATCTCACAACCCCGTTTTGTGacctccctctctcccctgAATCACACATGATCCTCCCTCATCTACTTGCGCTTAACTCTGCCAAGGTCCAGCACTGGACGGTCGGCTCGCAGCCCGCGGTAGATGCTGCGAAGAGTGAAGATGGGGTTGTGGGTTGGGGTCCGAGAGGAGGCTATGTGTTCCAAAAGGCATTTGTAGAGTTCTTCGTgacggaagatgaggtgaaCAGGTTGACGaaaaaagtggaggaggagggtaaaGGGCTTATCACCATGTATGCGGCGAACAGAAAA GGCGCCTTCAGGACCAATACTGACAAGGATTCGGTCAATGCTGTCACGTGGGGTGTTTTCCCCGGCCAAGAGATTGCTCAATCCACCATCATTGAGGAAACTTCATTCCTCGCTTGGAAG GAGGAAGCATTCGATATCTGGACTGAATGGTCTCTCCTCTACCCCCGCAACACACCTTCACGCAAGCTCCTTGAGGGCATCGCTAATGAATGGTGGCTCGTCAGTTTGATTCACCATGATTATAAAGATCAAGATGCCTTGTGGAGATTCTTGTTGGAGGATCTCCAGTAA